In Desulfonatronum sp. SC1, the genomic window CATACCACCTTAACACAACACAAAACGTGTCGCTTCAATACAAAATAGCCAGTATTGGAGATCGCATTCTCGCATACCTTATCGACATGTTGATAATGGCCATATACTCGATAGTCATTATGATATTTGTTTTTAATTCTGACCTGTCGGGCTGGCAACTGGTTTTTCTCATCCCAGTGTTACTTTACCACTTCCTGTGGGAATCATTTTTTAACGGACAAAGTCCTGGCAAAATGATAATGCGCATCAAGGTTCTAAAAACCGACGGCTCACAACTCACCCTTGGCAGTTGCTTTATAAGGTGGATTTTTCGCCTGCCCGATATCACTTTGCTTATGGGTTCCATTGCAGTATTGGTAATGATAGTGAACGGTAAAGGCCAGAGAATTGGTGACATAGCCGCATCCACAACCGTTCTGAAAATCCCATCTAAAACCTCGCTGAATGATTCGGTTTGGATGGAGGTAGAT contains:
- a CDS encoding RDD family protein, which codes for MSLQYKIASIGDRILAYLIDMLIMAIYSIVIMIFVFNSDLSGWQLVFLIPVLLYHFLWESFFNGQSPGKMIMRIKVLKTDGSQLTLGSCFIRWIFRLPDITLLMGSIAVLVMIVNGKGQRIGDIAASTTVLKIPSKTSLNDSVWMEVD